A genomic segment from Microbulbifer elongatus encodes:
- the folC gene encoding bifunctional tetrahydrofolate synthase/dihydrofolate synthase, which produces MRDLQSWLSRLEQLHPTEIELGLDRVAAVASDLDVLTPAPRVITVAGTNGKGSCVRTMEALLRAGDHSVGAYSSPHLLRFNERIRIDGREVDDGQLIAAFEVVEQARGEISLTYFEFTTLAALWLFKQAEVEFALLEVGLGGRLDAVNIVDPDIAIITSVAVDHEAWLGNDREVIGREKAGILRAGKTFICADPQPPASVIDVSGELGCESFFIGHAFSLADGEYSLQAEPALSLGVPALRLPPASVAAALTALAVAGELPGAEQVCEVLEALQMPGRCQAVRWQERNLLLDVGHNPAAANYLADWLAAHPVTGRTVALVAVMADKDLDGLVEPLKATVDYWFPALLPDNPRAANAEQILAGLAAAGVAGEQVADRCAPVVEQLPVAMGVLGREDRLLVFGSFFTVAEVLSEIERLGGAE; this is translated from the coding sequence ATGCGCGACCTCCAATCCTGGCTCTCCCGCCTGGAACAACTCCACCCTACAGAAATCGAACTCGGCCTGGATCGCGTTGCTGCCGTGGCGAGCGATCTCGATGTGCTGACGCCAGCCCCACGGGTAATTACCGTGGCGGGGACCAACGGTAAGGGCAGTTGTGTGCGCACCATGGAGGCGCTGTTGCGCGCCGGGGACCATTCCGTGGGGGCTTACAGTTCGCCGCACCTGCTGCGCTTTAATGAGCGCATTCGGATTGACGGGCGGGAGGTGGACGACGGGCAGTTGATCGCGGCCTTTGAGGTGGTGGAGCAGGCGCGGGGTGAGATTAGTCTGACCTATTTTGAATTCACGACGCTGGCGGCTTTGTGGCTGTTCAAGCAGGCGGAGGTGGAGTTTGCGTTGCTGGAGGTGGGCCTGGGTGGTCGCCTGGATGCGGTCAATATCGTCGATCCGGATATTGCGATCATTACCAGTGTGGCGGTGGATCACGAGGCCTGGTTGGGGAATGACCGGGAGGTGATTGGCCGGGAGAAGGCGGGAATTCTGCGTGCGGGGAAGACTTTTATTTGCGCGGATCCACAGCCGCCGGCTTCGGTGATTGATGTTTCCGGCGAGCTTGGCTGTGAGAGCTTTTTTATCGGGCATGCGTTTTCCCTTGCCGATGGGGAGTATTCCCTGCAGGCGGAGCCGGCTCTGTCATTGGGTGTGCCGGCGCTGCGGTTGCCGCCGGCCAGTGTGGCGGCGGCGTTGACGGCTTTGGCGGTTGCGGGGGAGTTGCCGGGGGCGGAGCAGGTTTGTGAGGTATTGGAAGCGCTGCAGATGCCCGGTCGTTGTCAGGCGGTGCGTTGGCAGGAGCGCAACCTGTTGCTGGATGTGGGGCACAATCCGGCGGCGGCGAACTATCTGGCGGATTGGCTGGCGGCTCATCCGGTGACGGGTCGTACGGTGGCGCTGGTGGCGGTGATGGCGGACAAGGATCTGGACGGTCTGGTCGAGCCACTGAAAGCGACGGTGGACTACTGGTTTCCGGCGCTGTTGCCGGATAATCCGCGCGCGGCGAACGCCGAGCAGATTCTGGCGGGGCTTGCGGCGGCGGGGGTTGCCGGGGAGCAGGTTGCGGACCGTTGCGCGCCGGTGGTGGAGCAGTTACCGGTGGCCATGGGCGTGCTGGGCAGGGAAGACAGGTTGCTTGTTTTCGGGTCTTTCTTTACCGTTGCGGAAGTATTGTCCGAAATAGAGCGGCTCGGTGGAGCCGAATAG
- a CDS encoding SPOR domain-containing protein — translation MKQRIVGALVLAALAVIFLPSLFDREGARYIDVTSQIPAAPDIKPISIAEPQPIENIAPAPPVNDVFQPDYVEPSSPAPDPEAVSLASESPAEPEVVAQGEAEPEPSKPTESAAQLQLPAEQTQLDDQGLPEGWVVQVAAYKEAASADRMRNKLMDAGFRAYTRAVDTPKGRFVRVFVGPKLSRVDAQSEKQKLDKLLKTETLILRYRA, via the coding sequence GTGAAGCAGCGTATTGTGGGGGCCCTGGTGCTGGCGGCGCTCGCCGTCATTTTCCTGCCTTCGCTGTTTGACCGGGAAGGGGCGCGTTATATCGACGTTACCAGTCAGATTCCCGCGGCGCCGGATATCAAGCCAATTTCCATTGCCGAGCCACAACCCATCGAGAATATCGCGCCCGCGCCGCCGGTAAACGACGTGTTCCAGCCGGATTACGTGGAGCCCTCGAGCCCCGCGCCGGACCCGGAAGCGGTATCCCTTGCGTCGGAGTCACCCGCGGAGCCGGAAGTGGTGGCTCAGGGTGAAGCGGAGCCTGAGCCCTCCAAGCCGACCGAATCAGCAGCGCAATTGCAGCTGCCAGCGGAGCAGACTCAGCTGGATGACCAGGGATTACCCGAGGGTTGGGTGGTTCAGGTGGCGGCCTACAAAGAGGCGGCCAGCGCTGACCGCATGCGCAATAAACTGATGGATGCCGGTTTCCGTGCCTATACCCGCGCCGTGGATACCCCCAAGGGCCGCTTTGTACGGGTATTTGTGGGGCCCAAACTGAGCCGGGTGGATGCGCAGTCAGAAAAGCAGAAGCTGGATAAACTCCTCAAGACCGAGACCCTCATCCTGCGCTACCGGGCCTGA
- a CDS encoding phosphoribosylanthranilate isomerase, with amino-acid sequence MRVKICGITSVEDARLAVDAGADALGLVFYPPSPRHVTVELATEIASAVSPFAVLTGLFVNAHPQEVEDILKLVPLNLLQFHGDENAPYCRQFHRPYMKALRMKPDLDPVEAMAAYPDARGVLLDAYRKGVPGGTGDTFDWQRVPQGGDRHIILAGGLNPENVAEAIAAAHPHGVDVSGGVEAAPGRKDPQKVRAFIDAARSAATSDARSNALTQGV; translated from the coding sequence ATGCGCGTAAAGATCTGCGGGATTACCAGTGTCGAAGACGCTCGCCTGGCGGTAGATGCCGGCGCGGATGCGTTGGGCCTGGTGTTTTACCCTCCCAGCCCCCGGCATGTGACGGTCGAGCTGGCAACAGAAATTGCCAGTGCCGTATCGCCGTTTGCGGTACTGACCGGGCTTTTCGTCAATGCGCACCCACAGGAAGTGGAAGATATTCTCAAGCTGGTGCCCCTGAATCTGCTCCAGTTCCACGGCGATGAAAATGCGCCCTATTGCCGTCAATTCCATCGCCCGTATATGAAAGCCCTGCGCATGAAGCCGGATCTGGATCCGGTGGAAGCCATGGCGGCTTACCCCGACGCCCGGGGGGTGCTACTGGACGCCTATCGCAAGGGGGTGCCCGGGGGTACCGGAGACACCTTCGATTGGCAGCGGGTGCCCCAGGGCGGTGACCGCCACATTATTCTGGCCGGTGGCCTCAATCCCGAGAACGTTGCAGAAGCGATTGCCGCTGCCCATCCGCATGGCGTGGATGTCAGCGGTGGCGTAGAAGCCGCCCCTGGCCGTAAAGACCCGCAAAAAGTGCGTGCATTTATCGATGCCGCCCGTAGCGCCGCAACAAGCGACGCGCGCAGTAACGCATTGACCCAAGGAGTTTGA
- a CDS encoding CvpA family protein: protein MNWADWTILAIVAISTLIGLSRGFVREVLSLLTWVAAFVVAMMFRDQLAPLLSNLVDTPSLQAIAAFSILFIFTLLAGAGLNMTLSAFVEATGLSGTDRVLGMVFGLFRGCIIVMALLIFAPALAPVDQDGWWQQSTLIPHFLEFEDRAREAAGAIKDFFAGQID, encoded by the coding sequence ATGAACTGGGCTGACTGGACCATTCTGGCAATCGTCGCCATCTCCACGCTGATCGGCTTGAGCCGAGGCTTCGTGCGCGAAGTACTGTCGCTACTCACCTGGGTGGCGGCGTTCGTAGTGGCGATGATGTTCCGCGACCAGCTGGCGCCACTGCTCTCCAACCTCGTCGATACGCCTTCACTACAGGCCATAGCCGCCTTTTCCATACTGTTCATCTTTACCCTGCTGGCAGGAGCCGGCCTGAATATGACCCTGTCTGCGTTCGTGGAGGCCACCGGCCTGTCGGGCACCGATCGGGTATTGGGTATGGTGTTCGGTCTGTTCCGCGGCTGCATCATTGTGATGGCGTTGCTGATCTTTGCCCCGGCACTGGCGCCGGTGGACCAGGACGGCTGGTGGCAGCAATCGACGTTGATACCGCATTTTCTCGAATTTGAGGATCGCGCGCGCGAAGCGGCAGGCGCGATCAAGGACTTCTTCGCAGGGCAAATTGACTGA
- the trpA gene encoding tryptophan synthase subunit alpha, protein MSELNNRIDRCFAKLRSEGRKALVTYIVAGDGGLENTVDLMHQLVASGSDLIELGVPFSDPMAEGPVIQKGHERALEQKASLRKCMELLKEFRSQDDETPVILMGYANPIEKMGAEAFADALKEAGGDGALTVDLPAEEAGPLNNLLQARDLRNIFLLTPTTSDARIAEITRLASGFVYYVSLKGVTGAGHLDLDSVRDNLARIRRHTDLPLCVGFGIKDGASAKAVSADGDGAVVGSVLVSAVGEAADGAAAKDRIGGIVAEMRAALDA, encoded by the coding sequence GTGAGTGAGTTGAATAACAGAATTGATCGCTGTTTTGCCAAGTTGCGCAGCGAAGGGCGCAAGGCGCTGGTGACGTATATCGTGGCCGGCGATGGTGGCCTGGAAAATACCGTGGACCTGATGCATCAGCTGGTAGCCAGTGGCTCCGACCTGATCGAGCTGGGTGTGCCGTTTTCCGACCCGATGGCGGAAGGGCCTGTGATCCAGAAAGGGCACGAGCGTGCGCTGGAGCAGAAGGCCTCGCTGCGCAAGTGCATGGAGTTGCTCAAGGAGTTTCGCTCTCAGGATGACGAGACGCCGGTCATCCTGATGGGTTACGCCAACCCCATCGAGAAAATGGGTGCGGAAGCCTTTGCCGATGCGCTGAAGGAGGCCGGTGGTGATGGTGCCCTGACGGTGGACCTGCCGGCGGAAGAAGCGGGCCCTCTGAACAATCTGCTGCAGGCGCGTGACCTGCGCAATATCTTCCTGTTGACTCCCACCACCAGCGATGCGCGTATTGCCGAAATCACCAGGCTGGCCAGTGGCTTTGTCTACTATGTATCCCTGAAAGGCGTGACCGGTGCCGGCCACCTGGATCTGGATTCGGTGCGCGATAACCTGGCGCGGATTCGTCGCCATACGGATCTGCCCCTGTGTGTCGGCTTTGGTATCAAGGACGGCGCTTCCGCGAAAGCGGTCAGCGCCGATGGCGACGGTGCAGTAGTGGGCAGTGTGCTGGTATCGGCGGTGGGCGAGGCGGCGGACGGCGCTGCAGCCAAAGACCGTATTGGCGGCATTGTGGCGGAAATGCGTGCAGCGCTCGACGCGTGA
- a CDS encoding FimV/HubP family polar landmark protein, with protein sequence MRVQKLALAVGLVSALGGNGALALGLGEIKLNSTLNQPLDAEIKLLQTRGLGENEIKVRLASTEDFERAGVDRGYALDGIRFDVDYSSGQPVVRITSRTPIREPFLNFLVETRWPSGRLLREYTLLMDLPAFSTNTASQPVRAAERERQQVQRNAPVQKPIQPTVQRTPEPVQAPAEPPAAEYTAPQETVAQEPQQPVYEEPAESYSEPQTASDSGSRVYGPVEANKTLWEIARDSRESRDLSVQQTMLAIQRLNPEAFINNNINLLKKGAVLRLPTADEVRNLTLTEAVTQVATQNDAWRERVADTDVTGAPLDARASVEETVESDALEGRVSLAAPGDNESVLSGSGSGSSESDALEGELAVTEEELDKSRLESAELQERIGELNEQIDTMEQLVEVSNEELQAVQAAAEQTNDALETEAGVDGLEAEIEAGLEADASGESVVEDGSAIDDAAMAGDAGVDTGEPEVTETVEAAPEVAPAPEQEPSRNRVVVQTRPEPTLVERIMDNIVPIGIGAGALLAGLFGFMSWRRRKEEEEAIRQVEAEMAAERAQEEAPEEAFEDDTLVAVEEFEANDNFDIDQLSEVETDDPVAEAEIHLSLDQYQEAEAKLLAGLKSAPENVDARLMLLEVYAHQQDGNQFDEHYRQLLSYSDGPAADRAARLRETIAGIGAFVAPENDFSSESLEAAQLDDMGADFDTSEVSFDDLDEFSTAGNSGDTVIQNSESDLESLDDLSLDLGGEESAATASEDEFALDLDLGDDLSLDGRADTAEVQDAQPAEEEFSLDLGDDLGSEADKSAESSTTETSQEADDFNLDDLMADGELDLESLESLDLDGDFDMAASDEVPVAEEAPVSASPEADANDGGLEFDLDLTPMDDADETSAEDDAVAAPEAESSQDELAFGALESELSGDLEESFGDDLEGLDLDSIDLGDFELEGEAEAPAAASPAQSEAASEQDLDLAVVEEPAAPSPAASTPPAKESSAELGDLSFDLEGDLDSELNLLEGSDEVSTKLELAQAYLDMGDKDGAREILGEVVEEAAGEHQQRAKEMLERMS encoded by the coding sequence ATGCGTGTGCAAAAGCTGGCACTTGCGGTGGGTCTAGTCAGCGCACTGGGTGGCAATGGGGCTCTGGCGCTTGGTCTGGGTGAGATCAAGCTGAATTCAACACTCAATCAGCCACTCGATGCAGAGATCAAACTGCTGCAGACCCGTGGCCTGGGCGAAAATGAAATCAAGGTTCGCCTGGCGAGCACCGAAGATTTTGAGCGCGCTGGCGTCGATCGGGGCTATGCCCTCGACGGGATCCGCTTCGACGTGGATTACTCCAGTGGCCAGCCCGTGGTGCGTATTACCAGCCGTACGCCGATTCGCGAGCCCTTCCTGAACTTCCTGGTGGAAACCCGCTGGCCCAGCGGCCGTCTGTTGCGGGAATACACCCTGCTGATGGACCTGCCGGCCTTCTCCACCAATACCGCGTCGCAGCCTGTACGCGCCGCGGAGCGCGAGCGCCAGCAGGTGCAGCGCAATGCGCCGGTGCAGAAACCGATCCAGCCCACCGTGCAGCGCACGCCAGAGCCGGTTCAGGCTCCCGCTGAGCCGCCGGCCGCAGAATACACCGCCCCTCAGGAGACCGTTGCGCAAGAGCCGCAACAGCCTGTGTACGAGGAGCCGGCGGAAAGCTATAGCGAACCGCAGACGGCCAGTGATTCTGGCAGCCGGGTATACGGCCCGGTGGAAGCCAATAAAACCCTGTGGGAGATTGCCCGCGACAGTCGCGAGTCCCGCGATCTCTCCGTGCAGCAGACCATGCTGGCGATCCAGCGCCTCAATCCCGAGGCCTTTATCAACAACAATATCAATCTGCTGAAGAAGGGCGCAGTACTGCGTCTGCCCACTGCAGATGAGGTGCGCAACCTCACGCTCACCGAAGCGGTTACCCAGGTCGCCACCCAGAACGATGCCTGGCGCGAGCGCGTGGCGGATACCGATGTGACCGGTGCACCGCTGGATGCCCGTGCCTCCGTCGAAGAAACCGTCGAAAGCGATGCGTTGGAAGGTCGGGTGTCGCTGGCGGCGCCTGGTGATAATGAATCGGTACTGTCCGGCTCCGGCAGTGGTTCCAGCGAAAGTGACGCGCTGGAAGGTGAGCTGGCGGTGACCGAGGAAGAACTGGATAAATCCCGCCTCGAAAGTGCCGAGCTGCAGGAGCGTATTGGCGAGCTCAATGAGCAGATCGATACCATGGAGCAGCTGGTTGAAGTCTCTAACGAAGAGCTGCAGGCGGTACAGGCGGCGGCAGAGCAGACCAACGACGCGCTGGAGACAGAGGCGGGTGTTGATGGACTCGAAGCCGAGATCGAGGCCGGGCTGGAAGCGGACGCCTCTGGTGAGAGCGTGGTCGAAGACGGTTCCGCCATCGATGATGCTGCCATGGCCGGTGATGCGGGTGTAGACACCGGCGAACCGGAAGTGACCGAGACCGTGGAAGCTGCACCGGAAGTGGCGCCGGCACCCGAGCAGGAGCCGAGCCGCAATCGTGTCGTCGTGCAGACGCGCCCTGAGCCCACTCTGGTTGAGCGGATCATGGACAACATTGTGCCGATCGGTATTGGCGCAGGTGCGCTGCTGGCCGGCCTGTTCGGATTTATGAGCTGGCGTCGCCGCAAGGAAGAAGAGGAGGCCATTCGTCAGGTCGAGGCGGAGATGGCGGCGGAGCGCGCACAGGAAGAAGCGCCTGAGGAAGCCTTTGAAGACGACACTCTGGTTGCCGTTGAAGAGTTCGAAGCCAACGACAATTTTGATATCGACCAGCTGAGTGAAGTGGAAACCGACGATCCGGTGGCGGAAGCGGAAATCCACCTGTCGCTGGATCAGTATCAGGAAGCGGAAGCGAAATTGCTGGCAGGCCTCAAATCTGCACCGGAAAATGTGGATGCGCGGCTGATGCTGCTGGAAGTGTACGCACACCAGCAGGACGGGAACCAGTTTGATGAGCACTACCGTCAGTTGCTGAGCTACAGCGATGGCCCGGCAGCGGACCGCGCCGCGCGCCTGCGGGAAACCATTGCCGGTATCGGTGCTTTTGTTGCACCGGAAAATGATTTTTCCAGTGAGTCGCTGGAAGCCGCACAGCTCGACGATATGGGTGCTGACTTCGACACTAGCGAAGTGAGCTTTGATGATCTGGATGAGTTTTCGACCGCCGGTAACAGCGGTGACACGGTTATCCAGAACAGCGAGAGCGATCTGGAGTCTCTGGACGATCTCTCTCTGGATCTGGGCGGCGAAGAGTCCGCGGCGACGGCCTCGGAAGATGAGTTTGCGCTCGACCTGGATCTGGGTGACGACCTGTCTTTGGACGGACGGGCGGATACGGCAGAAGTGCAGGACGCGCAGCCGGCGGAAGAAGAGTTCTCCCTGGACCTGGGAGATGACCTGGGGTCGGAAGCGGACAAGTCCGCAGAAAGCAGCACCACAGAGACCAGTCAGGAAGCCGATGATTTCAATCTCGATGATCTGATGGCCGACGGTGAGCTCGACCTGGAGAGCCTGGAAAGTCTGGATCTGGATGGCGATTTCGACATGGCCGCCAGCGACGAGGTGCCGGTGGCGGAAGAGGCTCCGGTCTCTGCTTCCCCCGAGGCGGACGCGAATGACGGCGGTCTGGAATTCGACCTGGACCTGACGCCGATGGACGACGCCGACGAAACGTCTGCGGAAGATGACGCGGTGGCCGCGCCGGAAGCGGAGTCCTCCCAGGACGAGCTGGCGTTCGGTGCCCTCGAGAGCGAACTGAGTGGTGATCTGGAAGAAAGCTTCGGTGATGACCTCGAGGGTCTGGATCTCGATAGTATCGACCTCGGTGACTTTGAGCTGGAAGGAGAGGCTGAAGCGCCTGCCGCCGCGAGCCCCGCCCAGTCGGAAGCCGCCAGCGAGCAGGATCTGGACCTGGCTGTGGTCGAGGAGCCCGCAGCACCGAGCCCCGCTGCCAGTACGCCGCCCGCAAAGGAGTCGTCTGCTGAACTGGGTGATCTGAGCTTTGATCTGGAAGGTGATCTGGATTCCGAGCTGAACCTGCTGGAAGGCAGCGACGAAGTCAGCACCAAGCTGGAACTGGCGCAGGCCTACCTGGACATGGGCGACAAAGATGGGGCCCGGGAAATCCTCGGCGAAGTCGTTGAGGAAGCGGCCGGGGAACACCAGCAGCGGGCCAAGGAGATGCTGGAGCGCATGAGCTGA
- the trpB gene encoding tryptophan synthase subunit beta, with product MSKPSSPIDFGAYPDARGHFGEFGGRFVSETLISALDELQEMYQRLKDDADFQAAFDYDLAHYVGRPSPLYLAERLTESAGGAKIWLKREDLNHTGAHKVNNTVGQALLAKHSGKKRVIAETGAGQHGVATATVAARLGLKCAVYMGAEDVKRQSPNVYRMKLLGAEVIPVESGSKTLKDAMNEAMRDWVTNVDDTFYIIGTVAGPHPYPQLVRDFNSIIGREARRQSLEQFGQLPDALVACVGGGSNAIGLFHPFLGDESVKMYGVEAGGDGVETGRHAAPLNDGVPGVLHGNRTYLMEDDDGQIIETHSVSAGLDYPGVGPEHAWLRDIGRVDYVAINDDEALNAFRKLTRTEGIIPALESSHAVAYGVKLAATMKPDQNIVVNLSGRGDKDIFTVAAIDGIEV from the coding sequence GTGAGTAAACCCAGTTCGCCCATCGATTTCGGGGCCTATCCGGATGCCCGTGGGCACTTCGGCGAGTTCGGTGGACGCTTCGTCTCCGAAACCCTGATCAGCGCCCTCGATGAACTGCAGGAAATGTACCAGCGCCTGAAAGACGACGCGGATTTCCAGGCAGCCTTCGACTATGACCTGGCCCACTATGTGGGGCGCCCCTCGCCTCTGTATCTGGCGGAGCGGCTGACAGAATCCGCCGGCGGCGCAAAAATCTGGCTCAAGCGTGAAGATCTCAATCATACCGGCGCGCACAAGGTGAACAACACCGTGGGTCAGGCATTGCTGGCCAAGCACAGTGGGAAAAAGCGGGTGATTGCGGAAACCGGCGCCGGTCAGCACGGTGTGGCCACGGCTACCGTCGCCGCTCGCCTGGGACTGAAATGCGCAGTGTACATGGGGGCGGAAGACGTCAAGCGCCAGTCCCCCAATGTGTACCGCATGAAACTGCTGGGGGCGGAAGTGATCCCGGTGGAGTCTGGCTCCAAGACCCTGAAGGACGCCATGAACGAAGCCATGCGCGACTGGGTCACCAATGTGGACGATACCTTCTACATTATCGGCACTGTGGCCGGCCCGCACCCGTACCCGCAGCTGGTGCGTGACTTCAACTCGATTATCGGCCGCGAAGCCCGTCGCCAGAGCCTGGAGCAGTTCGGCCAGTTGCCCGATGCGCTGGTGGCCTGTGTGGGCGGCGGCTCCAATGCCATTGGTCTGTTCCACCCGTTCCTCGGTGATGAATCGGTAAAAATGTACGGCGTGGAAGCGGGCGGTGACGGGGTGGAAACCGGTCGCCATGCGGCGCCACTGAACGACGGTGTCCCCGGTGTTCTGCACGGCAACCGCACCTACCTGATGGAAGATGACGACGGACAGATCATCGAGACACACTCCGTGTCCGCGGGCCTCGATTACCCCGGTGTGGGGCCGGAACACGCGTGGTTACGGGATATTGGTCGCGTGGATTATGTCGCGATCAATGACGACGAAGCGCTGAACGCGTTCCGTAAGCTCACCCGCACCGAAGGCATTATTCCGGCGCTGGAGTCCAGTCACGCCGTGGCCTATGGGGTCAAGCTCGCCGCCACCATGAAGCCGGATCAGAATATTGTGGTGAATCTGTCTGGTCGCGGTGACAAGGATATTTTCACCGTCGCGGCCATCGACGGTATTGAGGTGTAA
- the accD gene encoding acetyl-CoA carboxylase, carboxyltransferase subunit beta: MSWLEKIVPSVIRTERRAGASKVPEGVWKKCVKCDSTLYLPELERNLDVCPKCEHHFRIGARRRLDMFLDAEHREELATDVEPVDRLKFKDVKKYKDRLTQAQKATGEKDALVAMQGLLEGKPVVAVAFEFAFHGGSMGYVVGEKFTRAARRALEENIPLVCFSATGGARMQEALISLMQMAKTSAVLEKMRMAGVPYISIMTDPVYGGVSASLALLGDINAAEPGARAGFAGPNIIEQTIRQKLPKGFQRAEFLLEHGAIDMIIPRKDMRNTVSRILGKLSNN; this comes from the coding sequence ATGAGCTGGTTAGAAAAAATTGTTCCGTCTGTGATTCGTACCGAGCGCCGCGCTGGCGCGAGCAAGGTGCCGGAGGGGGTGTGGAAGAAGTGCGTCAAGTGCGATTCCACCCTGTACCTGCCGGAGCTGGAGCGCAATCTGGATGTGTGCCCGAAATGTGAGCACCACTTCCGTATCGGTGCCCGTCGTCGCCTGGATATGTTCCTGGATGCGGAGCACCGCGAGGAGCTGGCGACGGATGTGGAGCCGGTGGATCGCCTGAAGTTCAAGGACGTCAAGAAGTATAAAGACCGTCTGACCCAGGCGCAGAAGGCGACTGGTGAGAAAGATGCGCTGGTGGCGATGCAGGGTTTGCTGGAAGGCAAGCCGGTGGTTGCGGTGGCGTTTGAGTTTGCTTTCCACGGTGGTTCCATGGGTTATGTGGTGGGTGAGAAGTTCACCCGTGCGGCCCGGCGTGCCCTGGAAGAGAATATTCCGTTGGTCTGTTTTTCGGCCACCGGTGGTGCGCGGATGCAGGAGGCGCTGATCTCGCTGATGCAGATGGCGAAGACGTCGGCGGTGCTGGAAAAGATGCGGATGGCGGGTGTGCCTTACATTTCGATCATGACGGATCCGGTGTACGGTGGTGTTTCTGCTTCTCTGGCGTTGCTGGGGGATATCAATGCGGCGGAGCCGGGTGCGCGCGCGGGTTTCGCCGGGCCGAATATCATTGAGCAGACGATCCGTCAGAAGCTGCCGAAAGGTTTCCAGCGTGCGGAGTTCCTGCTGGAGCACGGTGCGATCGATATGATTATTCCGCGCAAAGATATGCGGAATACGGTTAGCCGGATTCTGGGTAAGCTTTCCAATAATTGA
- the truA gene encoding tRNA pseudouridine(38-40) synthase TruA, whose product MMNKIYHYKPNGEVPAGESLPEGVHRIALGVEYCGTRLRGFQKQKHDPQTVQETLEKALSKVAAEPVALVCAGRTDAGVHATGQVIHFDTTAVRPTKAWIQGVNTQMPFDVRVHWAKEMPAQFHARFSARNRTYRYLIHSAPTRAAQAAREVTWTERTLDIQAMRAGARYLIGEHDFSSFRAAQCQAKSPVRRLTRLDIGRVGRLIVLEVSATAFLHHMVRNIAGVLMAVGRGDRPPAWVGEVLAARDRTAAGVTAAPHGLYLVDVQYPPEFALPAVAPGPLLVSQPLGTIGRDP is encoded by the coding sequence ATGATGAACAAGATTTACCACTACAAACCCAACGGCGAGGTGCCGGCGGGCGAATCTCTGCCTGAGGGGGTGCACCGCATTGCACTGGGTGTGGAATACTGTGGCACGCGCCTGCGGGGCTTTCAGAAGCAGAAACACGATCCGCAGACGGTGCAGGAAACCCTGGAAAAGGCGCTGTCGAAGGTTGCTGCAGAGCCGGTCGCGCTGGTGTGTGCCGGGCGCACCGATGCGGGGGTACACGCCACCGGTCAGGTGATCCACTTCGATACCACCGCCGTACGCCCCACCAAGGCGTGGATACAGGGGGTGAATACCCAGATGCCGTTCGATGTACGGGTGCACTGGGCGAAGGAGATGCCGGCGCAGTTCCACGCGCGCTTTTCCGCGCGCAACCGCACCTATCGCTACCTGATCCACAGTGCGCCGACCCGCGCAGCACAGGCAGCGCGCGAAGTGACCTGGACCGAACGCACACTGGATATACAGGCCATGCGCGCAGGTGCCCGGTACCTGATCGGAGAGCACGACTTCAGCAGCTTTCGCGCGGCCCAGTGCCAGGCGAAATCGCCGGTACGGCGGCTCACACGGTTGGATATCGGCCGGGTAGGGCGGTTGATTGTGCTGGAGGTGAGTGCCACGGCGTTTCTGCACCATATGGTGCGCAATATCGCCGGTGTATTGATGGCGGTAGGGCGCGGTGATCGCCCGCCTGCGTGGGTGGGGGAGGTGCTTGCCGCGCGGGACCGCACCGCTGCCGGGGTTACCGCCGCGCCACATGGTCTGTATCTGGTGGATGTTCAGTACCCGCCGGAGTTTGCACTGCCGGCCGTGGCACCTGGCCCTCTGTTGGTCTCGCAACCGCTGGGTACCATCGGCAGGGATCCGTAA